The Persephonella atlantica genome includes a window with the following:
- a CDS encoding glycosyltransferase, which yields MSDLATVLIFTYRRIPKKLIESLKANKISKYSILYIFSDGFKNETDKEDVLKVRKFIKNIDGFKRVNIIERKRNYGLSSNILDGITTIIKKYGKVIVLEDDLIVSKDFLEYMNEALDFYKNNKQIWSIAGYSPPLKCLKSYNKDVFLAPRVNSWGWATWKDRWEIVDWDIKDWEEFKRSKDSIRKFNFGGNDLYKMLELQMLGKIDSWAIRWCYNQYKYGAYTLYPKYSKVKNMGFDSLGTHNNIKNDKWFVDISNKKIKLEHVWPDEELISCFKNYHDLSFYSRVGYLLRKYGGYNVAKKIIKMLKLK from the coding sequence ATGTCTGATTTAGCTACAGTATTAATCTTTACATATCGTAGAATTCCAAAAAAACTTATAGAAAGTTTAAAAGCTAATAAGATATCAAAGTATTCTATATTATACATTTTTAGCGATGGATTCAAGAATGAAACTGATAAAGAAGATGTTTTAAAAGTAAGAAAATTTATAAAAAATATAGATGGATTTAAAAGAGTAAACATTATTGAAAGAAAAAGAAATTATGGTTTGTCATCCAATATATTAGACGGAATAACAACTATTATCAAAAAGTATGGAAAAGTTATAGTCTTAGAAGACGATCTAATTGTTTCAAAAGACTTTTTAGAATATATGAATGAGGCGTTGGATTTTTACAAAAACAATAAGCAAATATGGTCTATTGCTGGATACTCTCCACCTTTAAAGTGCTTAAAAAGTTATAATAAAGATGTATTTTTAGCTCCAAGAGTGAATTCTTGGGGATGGGCAACTTGGAAGGATAGGTGGGAAATAGTTGATTGGGATATAAAAGATTGGGAAGAATTTAAAAGAAGCAAGGACAGTATTAGAAAGTTTAACTTTGGAGGAAATGATTTATATAAAATGCTTGAGTTGCAAATGTTGGGAAAAATAGATTCATGGGCAATCAGATGGTGTTATAATCAATATAAATATGGAGCATATACTTTATACCCTAAATATTCTAAAGTAAAAAATATGGGCTTTGATTCGTTAGGAACTCACAATAATATAAAAAATGACAAATGGTTTGTTGATATAAGTAATAAAAAGATAAAATTGGAACATGTATGGCCCGATGAAGAGTTGATAAGTTGTTTTAAAAATTACCATGATCTGTCATTCTATTCAAGGGTTGGATATTTACTAAGAAAATACGGTGGGTATAATGTGGCAAAAAAAATAATAAAGATGCTTAAATTAAAGTAA
- a CDS encoding glycosyltransferase family 2 protein, translating to MEKIVSAEKLIYRLLDEEYLDDNGKIKKEYKFKINLSEFGIINSKITSKKDRKFNTYLFLPEREKRKGEGGLRTKGYFKFSYKLINNKWYICNIDGYPIKSVDKELEKSIRKYAKSNSLNLKELPLVSIITVVYNGEKYLEETIQSVINQVYPNIEYIIIDGGSTDGTLDIIRKYENYIDYWVSEPDDGIYDAMNKGIKSATGMWINFMNAGDSFTNREVLTKIKFHIYKEKALIYGNKIQNGEIIFPLDITKLEVGEIMACHQAMFFNKRVLKHELFYNVKYKIYGDYELVNRIYLKNPENLVYINEAICMFRGGGVSSKTSFQKRKDKYLILLNSYGISGLLRGILFRIKKGIYK from the coding sequence ATGGAAAAAATCGTTTCTGCAGAAAAGTTAATATACAGATTGTTAGATGAAGAATATTTAGATGATAACGGAAAAATAAAGAAAGAATATAAATTTAAAATAAACCTTTCAGAATTTGGGATAATTAATTCGAAGATTACATCCAAGAAAGATAGGAAGTTTAATACATATTTGTTTTTACCAGAAAGAGAAAAAAGAAAAGGCGAAGGTGGTTTAAGAACTAAGGGGTATTTTAAATTTAGCTATAAGTTAATTAACAATAAATGGTATATTTGTAATATTGATGGGTATCCTATCAAATCTGTTGATAAAGAATTAGAGAAAAGTATAAGAAAATATGCAAAAAGTAATAGTTTAAATTTAAAAGAGCTTCCTTTAGTAAGTATAATTACAGTTGTATATAATGGAGAAAAATACCTTGAAGAAACTATTCAAAGTGTAATAAACCAAGTATACCCAAATATTGAATACATCATAATAGATGGGGGCTCAACAGATGGAACACTAGATATAATCAGAAAGTATGAAAATTATATTGATTACTGGGTAAGTGAACCTGATGATGGAATATACGATGCTATGAATAAGGGTATAAAATCAGCTACTGGAATGTGGATAAATTTTATGAATGCAGGAGATTCATTTACAAATAGAGAAGTGCTAACAAAAATAAAATTTCATATATACAAAGAAAAAGCTCTCATTTATGGAAATAAAATTCAAAATGGAGAAATCATTTTTCCTTTAGACATCACTAAATTAGAAGTTGGTGAAATTATGGCATGTCACCAGGCAATGTTTTTTAATAAGAGAGTATTGAAGCATGAATTATTTTATAATGTAAAATATAAAATATACGGAGATTATGAATTAGTTAATCGTATATATTTAAAAAATCCTGAAAATCTGGTTTATATAAATGAAGCTATTTGTATGTTTAGAGGAGGTGGTGTATCCTCAAAAACATCTTTCCAAAAGAGAAAGGATAAATATTTAATTTTATTAAATTCTTATGGAATATCTGGATTATTGCGTGGAATTTTATTTCGGATAAAAAAAGGTATTTATAAATGA
- a CDS encoding glycosyltransferase family 2 protein, whose protein sequence is MLNKNKLVSILIPVYNREKYIEETVKSALNQTYRNIEVIIVDNKSTDNTWKILKKLAKQDSRLKIFQNETNIGPVRNWKRCIDEASGEYGKILWSDDLITPDFIEKTLHYIENKDVGFVITGTKVFTKCPKDGKVHVSINKSGIYNSEEYIKGILYFDKYPVSPGCALFRLKDLRKNLLINIPNKINIDFSMHAIGNDLLIYLLTANQYPKFAFVKDYLSFFRAHPDSISIKSNKCRLIINYSLALSYFIEKYRSDLIRANNTRLYLVLKKCKKLNKEMNLKRINDFYMKNTNAKIDFVSLVKMVKNILIRKFNNFKG, encoded by the coding sequence ATGTTAAATAAAAATAAATTGGTTAGTATTTTAATCCCAGTGTATAATAGAGAAAAATATATAGAAGAAACTGTAAAAAGTGCTTTGAATCAAACATACAGAAATATCGAAGTGATTATTGTTGATAATAAAAGTACAGATAATACATGGAAAATTCTAAAAAAACTCGCTAAACAAGATAGTAGACTAAAAATTTTTCAAAATGAAACTAATATTGGTCCTGTTAGAAATTGGAAGAGATGTATAGATGAGGCCAGTGGAGAGTATGGGAAAATATTATGGTCTGACGATTTAATCACTCCAGATTTTATTGAAAAAACATTACACTATATTGAAAATAAAGATGTTGGATTTGTAATTACAGGAACAAAAGTTTTTACTAAATGTCCTAAAGATGGAAAAGTTCATGTTTCTATAAACAAATCAGGAATATATAACAGTGAAGAATATATAAAAGGTATATTATATTTTGATAAATATCCTGTTTCTCCTGGTTGTGCTTTATTTAGGCTAAAAGATTTAAGGAAAAATTTACTAATAAATATACCCAATAAAATAAATATTGATTTTAGCATGCACGCAATAGGTAATGATCTATTAATATACCTTCTGACAGCCAATCAATATCCTAAATTTGCCTTTGTAAAGGATTATTTATCTTTTTTTAGAGCTCATCCAGATTCTATCTCAATAAAATCAAATAAATGTAGGTTAATTATAAATTATAGCTTGGCATTATCATATTTCATAGAGAAATACAGATCTGATTTGATAAGAGCCAATAATACAAGACTTTATCTTGTTCTGAAAAAATGCAAAAAATTAAATAAAGAGATGAATTTAAAAAGAATAAACGATTTTTATATGAAAAATACTAATGCTAAAATTGATTTTGTATCTTTAGTTAAGATGGTAAAAAATATATTGATAAGGAAATTCAATAATTTTAAAGGTTGA
- a CDS encoding lipopolysaccharide biosynthesis protein, whose protein sequence is MADFRTLNYIKQVQNSFVLKILAIGCNFMSIPIMIKYLGTELYGVWSTLLSITSWIVLMDFGIGNGLKNKIVESLALNSKTLARKYISTSYVIIGIISIVLISFIILINQFIPWQKVFNTSLLSNDEIVKTVNITFVFILLNFWLSLINQVFNGLQKTSLVNLNQFLSNFIALISVYVLYKTTSPSLYKLAFLYGLSLILSNFILSVWFYRKNSFLIPRLFDFSIRKAKEIISLGTKFFIIQIAVIIIFTTDKILITQLFEPGKVTEYEVVFKLFSVVILIHSLISAPLWPAYADAYHKKDFKWISINIKRQLTLFFYLILLTLILLIAAKFIINLWIGKDFNVETGLLIVMSIFTLISIWNNIFTFFINSTNQLNIQIITSLIAIVINIPLSIFIVKFYNTGSYGIVIGTIISLMFFSVLGPIQTYKIIRGNSKC, encoded by the coding sequence ATGGCTGATTTCAGAACATTAAATTATATTAAACAAGTTCAAAATTCTTTTGTGTTAAAAATTTTAGCAATAGGTTGCAATTTTATGAGCATACCTATAATGATAAAATATTTAGGCACAGAATTATATGGAGTGTGGAGTACACTTTTATCTATTACGTCTTGGATAGTTTTAATGGATTTTGGGATTGGTAATGGTTTAAAAAATAAAATTGTTGAAAGTTTAGCTCTAAATTCAAAAACATTAGCACGAAAGTACATATCCACTTCTTATGTAATAATTGGTATTATTTCAATAGTTCTGATTTCATTTATAATTCTAATAAATCAGTTTATTCCTTGGCAAAAAGTTTTTAATACAAGTTTATTAAGTAATGATGAAATCGTAAAAACTGTGAATATTACATTTGTTTTTATTTTGTTAAACTTTTGGCTAAGCTTGATAAATCAAGTCTTTAATGGTCTACAGAAAACTTCATTAGTTAATTTAAATCAGTTTTTATCAAATTTTATAGCACTTATTTCCGTATATGTTTTATATAAAACAACATCTCCATCTTTGTATAAATTGGCTTTTTTATATGGTTTATCTTTAATATTATCTAACTTTATATTATCTGTTTGGTTTTACAGAAAAAACTCTTTTTTGATACCAAGACTATTTGATTTCTCTATAAGAAAGGCTAAAGAAATAATATCATTAGGAACAAAGTTTTTTATAATTCAAATCGCTGTAATAATTATTTTCACAACAGATAAAATTTTAATTACACAGTTGTTTGAACCAGGAAAAGTAACTGAGTACGAAGTTGTATTTAAACTATTTTCTGTAGTTATATTAATTCACTCCCTTATCTCAGCTCCTTTATGGCCTGCATATGCGGATGCATATCATAAAAAGGATTTCAAATGGATATCAATTAATATAAAAAGACAGTTAACTCTCTTTTTTTACTTAATTTTATTAACATTAATTCTATTGATTGCTGCAAAATTCATCATAAATTTATGGATTGGTAAAGATTTTAATGTTGAAACTGGCTTATTAATTGTAATGAGTATTTTTACTTTAATTTCTATTTGGAATAATATTTTTACATTTTTTATTAATTCTACTAATCAATTAAATATTCAGATTATAACTTCTTTAATTGCAATTGTTATAAATATTCCATTATCAATATTTATTGTTAAATTCTACAATACGGGTTCTTATGGAATAGTAATAGGCACAATTATATCATTAATGTTTTTTTCCGTTTTAGGACCAATTCAAACTTACAAAATAATAAGAGGTAATTCAAAATGTTAA
- a CDS encoding NAD-dependent epimerase/dehydratase family protein, whose protein sequence is MKYLITGGCGFLGSNLASEVLKRNEEVIVFDNLYRIGSFSNLEWLKTQGSFSFVHGDIRNREDIEKTIKEEKPDVIFHLAGQVAMTTSIQNPRLDFEINALGTFNLLDAVRKFSPESIVIYSSTNKVYGDLGWVNYEETETRYIAPEFPNGFPENIPLEFHSPYGCSKGAADQYMLDFYRIYGIRTVVFRHSSMYGGRQFSTYDQGWIGWFCLKAVETKKGILKEPFTIHGNGKQVRDVLYADDMIDLYFRTVENIEKVKGEVFNIGGGMENSLSLLELFNLLENMLNIRMKYKKIPPRESDQKVFVADITKAEKLIGWKPKVSKEEGIKRMLDWINSLVGV, encoded by the coding sequence ATGAAATATCTGATTACAGGTGGTTGCGGTTTTTTAGGTTCAAATTTGGCGTCAGAAGTTTTAAAAAGAAATGAAGAGGTAATAGTATTTGACAACCTTTATAGAATTGGCTCCTTTTCAAATCTGGAATGGTTAAAAACACAAGGAAGTTTTAGTTTTGTTCATGGTGATATTAGAAATAGAGAAGATATTGAAAAAACAATAAAAGAAGAAAAACCAGATGTAATCTTCCATTTGGCTGGACAGGTTGCTATGACTACTTCAATACAAAACCCAAGATTAGATTTTGAAATTAATGCACTTGGAACTTTTAATTTACTCGATGCTGTTAGAAAATTTTCACCAGAAAGTATAGTAATATACTCTTCTACTAACAAAGTCTATGGAGATTTAGGATGGGTTAATTATGAAGAAACAGAAACAAGATATATTGCTCCTGAATTTCCAAATGGGTTTCCTGAGAACATACCTTTAGAATTCCATTCTCCCTATGGATGCTCAAAAGGAGCAGCTGACCAGTATATGTTAGATTTTTACAGAATTTATGGAATAAGAACCGTAGTTTTTAGACATTCCTCTATGTATGGAGGAAGACAGTTTTCAACTTACGATCAGGGATGGATTGGTTGGTTCTGCTTGAAAGCTGTTGAAACTAAAAAAGGCATTTTAAAAGAACCTTTTACAATTCACGGTAACGGCAAACAGGTAAGAGATGTTTTATATGCTGATGATATGATAGATCTATATTTTAGAACTGTGGAAAATATAGAAAAAGTAAAAGGAGAAGTATTTAACATAGGTGGAGGAATGGAAAACAGCTTATCACTGTTAGAGTTGTTCAATCTTTTAGAGAATATGCTCAATATAAGAATGAAGTATAAAAAAATTCCACCAAGAGAAAGTGATCAAAAAGTGTTTGTAGCTGATATAACAAAAGCTGAGAAGCTGATTGGTTGGAAACCTAAGGTTTCAAAAGAAGAAGGGATAAAAAGAATGCTTGATTGGATTAATTCTTTAGTTGGCGTATAA